A stretch of uncultured Fibrobacter sp. DNA encodes these proteins:
- the pdxT gene encoding pyridoxal 5'-phosphate synthase glutaminase subunit PdxT: protein MNIDKPQIGVLAVQGAFIEHERILKSLGAEAFEIRQLRDLNRHLDGLVLPGGESTVQGKLLHDLGLFEPLRKKIVEGLPVLATCAGAILLAEKIAGENKAHFATLPAIIRRNAYGRQLGSFFTENEVAHVGKVPQTFIRAPFFESVGEGVEILSRTASSNRADATEQIVAVRYKNQIALSFHPELNSDTSIHQYFLKLVG, encoded by the coding sequence ATGAATATTGACAAGCCGCAAATCGGCGTGCTAGCGGTACAGGGGGCATTCATCGAACATGAACGCATCCTCAAATCGCTGGGTGCCGAAGCATTTGAAATTAGGCAGTTGCGCGATCTGAACCGACATTTGGACGGTCTTGTGCTCCCCGGTGGCGAAAGCACCGTGCAAGGAAAACTGCTCCACGATTTGGGGCTTTTCGAGCCTCTTCGAAAAAAGATTGTCGAAGGCCTGCCTGTGCTTGCAACATGTGCCGGCGCAATCCTCCTTGCCGAAAAAATTGCAGGCGAAAACAAGGCGCATTTCGCGACACTCCCCGCCATTATTCGCAGGAATGCTTACGGAAGGCAGCTCGGCAGCTTCTTTACGGAAAACGAAGTCGCGCACGTCGGAAAGGTCCCGCAGACCTTTATTCGCGCGCCCTTTTTTGAATCGGTCGGCGAAGGCGTCGAAATCCTTTCACGTACGGCAAGCTCAAATAGAGCCGACGCAACAGAGCAAATCGTTGCCGTTCGCTACAAGAACCAGATTGCACTTTCGTTTCACCCGGAACTCAATAGCGACACGAGCATTCACCAGTATTTCTTGAAGTTAGTGGGATGA
- a CDS encoding DsrE/DsrF/DrsH-like family protein — MLRAYRPVTMFFTFWGVSILRRPEKVRVKKQNGVSSLEELIESARQKGVKFVACQMSMELMGIAAEELIDGVELGGVATMLGSTEKSDLTYFI, encoded by the coding sequence ATGCTAAGGGCCTATCGCCCGGTCACGATGTTCTTTACCTTCTGGGGTGTAAGCATTTTGCGCAGGCCCGAAAAAGTGCGCGTCAAGAAGCAGAACGGTGTTTCTTCGCTAGAAGAACTGATTGAAAGCGCAAGGCAGAAGGGCGTGAAGTTTGTCGCCTGCCAGATGTCGATGGAACTCATGGGCATCGCTGCGGAAGAGTTGATTGACGGCGTGGAACTCGGCGGAGTCGCGACGATGCTCGGCTCCACCGAAAAGTCCGACCTGACGTATTTTATTTAA
- a CDS encoding HD domain-containing protein — MSLTLERAKEINKGHVTEESLVIHSLNVCYAMGAMAKHFGEDVEHWQAVGYLHDYDYQEFPEEHLQHTEKELLAQGVSEEDVRAILAHGFEIVNQVEPKTNMEKSLFTVDELTGIIQACARMRPNGILDLEVKSFIKKFKDKKFAAKCNREYILKGCALLGMDVKDVAAICIEGMREHAAEIGLAGSAA; from the coding sequence ATGAGCTTGACACTTGAACGCGCAAAAGAAATCAACAAGGGCCACGTAACCGAAGAATCGCTGGTCATCCATTCCCTCAACGTGTGCTACGCCATGGGCGCGATGGCCAAGCATTTTGGCGAGGACGTTGAACACTGGCAGGCCGTGGGCTACCTGCACGATTACGACTACCAGGAATTTCCCGAAGAACACCTGCAGCACACCGAAAAGGAACTGCTCGCGCAAGGCGTCTCCGAAGAAGACGTGCGCGCCATTTTGGCACACGGCTTTGAAATCGTGAACCAGGTGGAACCCAAGACCAACATGGAAAAGAGCCTGTTTACCGTCGACGAACTCACCGGAATCATCCAGGCCTGCGCAAGGATGCGCCCCAACGGAATCCTGGACCTCGAAGTGAAAAGTTTCATTAAAAAGTTCAAGGACAAGAAATTCGCCGCCAAGTGCAACCGCGAATACATCCTGAAAGGCTGCGCCCTGCTCGGCATGGACGTGAAAGACGTCGCCGCCATCTGCATCGAGGGTATGCGCGAACACGCCGCAGAAATCGGCCTTGCCGGTAGCGCCGCGTAA
- the cysT gene encoding sulfate ABC transporter permease subunit CysT — MKRKSVVIPGFGLTTGVTLAILSVVVLIPLASLVVFSAQMSASEIIDVITRPRVLSSFKVSFLTAFVASLINAVMGVILAWVLVRYTFPLKRIVDGTIELPFALPTAVAGIALTALTADTGLVGGFFANFGIKIAFTRIGITVALVFIGIPFVVRAVQPVLEKLDPAYEEAAGVLGASRTRIFWKVILPELIPAIFTGFGLAFGRCLGEYGSVVFIAGNMPFETEIAPLIIMSELQEYDYSSATTIALVMLVASFVTLFLVNVVQNRNAKILKGGS, encoded by the coding sequence ATGAAAAGAAAGAGTGTTGTCATACCGGGCTTTGGCCTTACTACGGGCGTTACGCTTGCGATTTTGAGCGTGGTGGTGCTGATTCCGCTTGCCTCGCTGGTCGTGTTTTCGGCCCAGATGAGCGCGAGCGAAATTATCGATGTCATCACGCGGCCGCGCGTGCTGTCCAGTTTTAAAGTGAGTTTCCTGACGGCTTTTGTCGCCTCGCTTATCAATGCAGTGATGGGCGTGATTCTTGCCTGGGTGTTGGTGCGTTACACGTTCCCGCTCAAGCGAATCGTGGACGGAACGATTGAGCTTCCGTTTGCGTTGCCTACAGCGGTGGCGGGCATTGCGCTTACGGCGCTCACTGCGGATACGGGCCTTGTAGGCGGTTTTTTTGCGAATTTCGGAATCAAGATTGCGTTTACGCGCATCGGCATCACGGTGGCGCTGGTGTTTATCGGCATCCCGTTCGTGGTGCGCGCGGTGCAGCCGGTGCTGGAAAAGTTGGACCCCGCTTACGAAGAGGCTGCGGGGGTGCTGGGCGCAAGCCGCACGCGGATTTTCTGGAAGGTCATTTTGCCGGAGCTGATTCCCGCCATCTTCACGGGTTTCGGGCTCGCTTTCGGGCGCTGCCTCGGCGAATACGGTAGTGTCGTGTTTATCGCGGGCAACATGCCCTTTGAAACCGAAATCGCTCCGCTCATCATTATGTCGGAACTTCAGGAATACGACTATTCCAGCGCGACGACAATTGCCCTCGTGATGCTGGTGGCGTCGTTCGTTACTTTGTTCCTGGTGAACGTGGTGCAGAACAGGAATGCCAAGATTCTCAAGGGAGGTAGCTGA
- the cysW gene encoding sulfate ABC transporter permease subunit CysW encodes MSAVTQNGLHRDTKGSKLVRYLLIGISLLFVFLMLILPLITVITEAFKQGFAVYSMAVADDYTIKAILLTLEASFFAVAINTVFGLCAAWSLTKFKFKGKKILATLIDLPVTVSPIIAGLIFLLTFGRQSPIFPLLQDADIKIVFAVPGIVLATIFVTFPFISRELIPVLESQGTDEEEAAALMGAKGFTIFRRITFPHIKWAFLYGVVLCAARAMGEFGAVSVISGHLRGKTNTLPLHVEILFNEFQYVPAFAVASILVMLAILILVARSVIEHKGRKK; translated from the coding sequence ATGAGCGCAGTTACGCAGAACGGTCTCCATCGCGATACGAAGGGTTCTAAACTGGTCAGGTATTTGCTGATTGGCATAAGCCTGCTTTTCGTGTTCCTGATGCTTATTCTCCCGCTGATTACGGTGATTACCGAAGCGTTCAAGCAGGGTTTTGCGGTGTACAGCATGGCGGTTGCCGACGATTACACCATCAAGGCGATTCTCTTGACGCTAGAGGCGTCGTTTTTTGCAGTCGCCATCAACACGGTCTTTGGCTTGTGTGCCGCCTGGAGCCTCACGAAGTTCAAGTTCAAGGGGAAAAAGATTCTCGCGACGCTCATTGACTTGCCGGTGACGGTTTCGCCGATTATTGCGGGTCTCATTTTCTTGCTCACGTTTGGCCGTCAGAGCCCGATTTTCCCGCTGTTGCAGGATGCCGATATCAAGATTGTCTTTGCGGTGCCGGGAATCGTGCTTGCGACGATTTTCGTGACATTCCCGTTCATTTCGCGCGAACTGATTCCGGTGCTGGAATCGCAGGGAACCGACGAGGAAGAGGCGGCGGCGCTCATGGGTGCGAAGGGTTTTACGATTTTTAGGCGCATCACTTTTCCGCATATCAAGTGGGCTTTCCTTTACGGCGTGGTGCTCTGCGCGGCGCGTGCCATGGGTGAATTCGGTGCGGTGTCGGTGATTTCGGGCCACTTGCGCGGAAAGACGAACACGCTCCCGCTCCATGTGGAAATCCTTTTTAACGAGTTCCAGTACGTGCCCGCGTTTGCGGTGGCGTCGATACTGGTGATGCTTGCCATTCTCATTCTGGTTGCTCGAAGCGTCATTGAACATAAGGGAAGAAAGAAATAG
- a CDS encoding ABC transporter ATP-binding protein, with protein MYVELKHINKHFGNFKASDDVTVGIEKGKLIGLLGPSGSGKTTILRMIAGLENPDSGEIIIDGKVINDVPASKRGIGFVFQSYALFRYMTVFDNVAFGLKIAKKPANEIKERVHELLELVGLSGLEKRYPSELSGGQRQRVAFARALAPHPQLLLLDEPFAAIDAKVRQELRSWLKGMIQKLGVTSIFVTHDQDEAIEVADEIIITNRGRIEQVGTPYEVYSNPTTAFTASFFGQPSIFRDYSKFRRFDVLKNAENAIVRPEFVKVTKKTEVQKYKNSAEEGVVEEVDFRGYGIELHVRVNGILLTARRSFDQPRIEVGEKVDVFIYRMFVTQGDTATLLENKSLREPVVVI; from the coding sequence ATGTACGTCGAACTCAAACATATCAACAAGCATTTCGGAAATTTCAAGGCCTCGGACGATGTGACTGTCGGCATCGAGAAAGGCAAGCTGATTGGCCTTCTGGGCCCGAGCGGTTCGGGCAAGACGACGATTCTTCGCATGATTGCAGGGCTCGAGAACCCAGACAGTGGCGAAATCATCATCGACGGGAAGGTCATCAACGATGTACCTGCGAGCAAGCGCGGTATCGGGTTCGTGTTCCAGAGTTACGCCCTGTTCCGTTACATGACGGTCTTTGATAACGTGGCCTTCGGTTTGAAGATTGCGAAGAAGCCCGCAAATGAAATCAAGGAACGTGTCCACGAACTCTTGGAACTGGTGGGACTTTCTGGCCTTGAAAAACGCTACCCGAGCGAACTTTCGGGCGGGCAGCGCCAGCGCGTGGCCTTTGCCCGTGCGCTCGCTCCCCACCCTCAGTTGCTTCTGCTCGACGAGCCGTTTGCTGCAATCGATGCAAAGGTGCGCCAGGAATTGCGCAGTTGGCTCAAGGGAATGATCCAGAAACTCGGCGTTACGAGCATCTTCGTGACCCACGACCAGGACGAAGCCATCGAAGTGGCCGACGAAATCATCATTACTAACCGTGGCCGCATCGAGCAGGTGGGCACGCCCTACGAGGTTTACAGTAACCCGACAACCGCCTTTACGGCATCGTTCTTCGGCCAACCCAGCATTTTCAGGGATTACAGCAAGTTCCGCCGTTTTGACGTTCTCAAAAATGCAGAGAACGCGATTGTGCGCCCGGAATTCGTGAAGGTGACCAAGAAAACCGAAGTGCAGAAGTACAAGAATTCTGCAGAAGAAGGCGTCGTGGAAGAAGTGGATTTTCGCGGTTACGGTATCGAGCTGCACGTTCGCGTGAACGGGATCTTGCTTACAGCGCGGCGCTCCTTTGACCAGCCGAGAATCGAGGTAGGCGAGAAGGTGGACGTGTTCATCTATCGCATGTTCGTGACCCAGGGAGATACCGCGACACTACTCGAGAACAAGTCGCTGCGTGAGCCGGTGGTGGTGATTTAA
- a CDS encoding PLP-dependent transferase — MNFDTALLHQNFGSDRCSGSTLAPIYQVSAFSQDSAEKLEAVFNNKAPGFAYTRIANPTNDSFERRIASLEKGIGAVACSSGMAAVTISLLNILHAGDEVIASAGLFGGTIDLFHDLEAFGITTRFVTEVTAESVREQLNERTKAVFTELIGNPKLNVVDLKAVADAAHEGGVPFIVDSTTATPYLVHPFDFGADIVVHSSSKYINGSGSAISGLIVDSGKFPWDYARYKGLEEYRRFGKFAYIAKLRNGIWRNVGCCVAPQTSFLNSLGLETLGLRMDRLCSNALQLSEFLQGFDDVSVNYPALKSSPYYDLVQKQLGGRGGAILTIDAGTKERAFKLINGLKYATIATNIGDIRTLVIHPESTIFTHSSKEQKEHAGIFEGTIRVSIGIENVEDLKEDFEQAIKKI; from the coding sequence ATGAATTTTGATACGGCTTTATTGCACCAAAATTTTGGTAGCGACCGATGTAGCGGTTCTACGCTTGCGCCGATTTACCAGGTGAGCGCCTTTTCACAGGATTCCGCCGAAAAACTCGAAGCCGTGTTCAACAATAAGGCTCCGGGTTTTGCGTATACGCGCATTGCGAACCCCACGAACGATTCCTTTGAACGCCGTATCGCGTCGCTCGAGAAGGGCATTGGCGCGGTGGCGTGCTCTTCGGGCATGGCGGCAGTAACTATCTCGCTTTTGAACATTTTGCATGCGGGCGACGAGGTGATTGCGAGCGCCGGGCTCTTTGGCGGCACGATCGACCTGTTCCATGACTTGGAAGCATTCGGCATCACGACGCGGTTCGTTACCGAAGTGACGGCTGAAAGTGTCCGCGAACAGCTGAACGAAAGGACGAAGGCGGTGTTTACGGAACTTATCGGGAACCCGAAACTGAACGTTGTTGACTTGAAGGCCGTGGCGGATGCTGCCCACGAGGGCGGTGTCCCGTTTATCGTCGATAGCACGACGGCTACGCCGTACCTTGTGCATCCCTTCGATTTCGGCGCGGATATCGTGGTACATTCCTCTTCGAAGTACATTAACGGCAGCGGTTCTGCGATTAGCGGCCTCATTGTCGATAGCGGAAAGTTCCCATGGGATTACGCACGCTACAAGGGCCTCGAGGAATACAGGCGTTTCGGCAAGTTCGCCTATATCGCGAAACTGCGCAACGGAATCTGGCGCAATGTAGGTTGCTGCGTTGCTCCCCAGACATCTTTCCTGAATTCGCTTGGGCTCGAGACTCTCGGGCTGCGCATGGATCGCCTTTGCAGCAATGCGCTGCAACTCTCGGAATTTTTGCAGGGTTTTGATGACGTTTCTGTCAACTATCCGGCCCTGAAAAGCAGCCCCTATTACGACCTGGTGCAGAAGCAGCTTGGCGGCAGGGGAGGCGCAATCCTCACGATTGACGCAGGCACCAAGGAAAGGGCGTTCAAGCTGATTAACGGCCTCAAGTACGCCACCATCGCCACCAATATCGGGGATATCCGCACGCTGGTGATTCACCCGGAAAGCACCATCTTTACGCACAGTTCCAAGGAACAGAAGGAACATGCGGGAATTTTTGAAGGGACTATTCGCGTGAGCATCGGTATCGAGAATGTCGAGGATCTGAAGGAAGATTTCGAACAAGCTATAAAGAAAATTTAA
- a CDS encoding 4Fe-4S binding protein, with amino-acid sequence MATDYATLKKGGWMRQKQKNNFSLRVRVVGGNLTATQLAKIAEVAEKYGEGYAHLTSRQSVEIPFIKLENVEDVKAALAEGGVEPGVCGPRVRTITACQGEAVCPSGCIDTYALAKELDDRYFARELPHKFKFGVTGCQNNCLKAEENDVGIKGAIKVKWLEDKCIGCGLCAKTCRKGAIKVENKKVIFDESQCNFCGRCYKSCPTDAWEDTHGYIVSFGGLFGNNINKGETIIPFIEDKQKLLDICDAAITFFAENAKPGERFKYTIDRIGRDVFAKKILEAGV; translated from the coding sequence ATGGCAACGGATTATGCAACTCTAAAAAAGGGCGGTTGGATGCGCCAGAAGCAGAAGAACAACTTCTCGCTTCGCGTGCGCGTCGTGGGCGGAAACCTGACCGCCACCCAACTCGCTAAAATCGCGGAAGTCGCCGAAAAATACGGTGAAGGTTACGCTCATTTGACCTCCAGACAGAGCGTCGAAATCCCATTCATCAAGCTCGAAAACGTAGAAGACGTGAAGGCGGCCTTGGCCGAAGGCGGCGTGGAACCGGGCGTTTGCGGACCGCGCGTGCGTACCATTACGGCGTGCCAGGGTGAAGCCGTTTGCCCGAGTGGCTGTATTGATACCTACGCGCTTGCCAAGGAACTCGATGACCGCTATTTTGCCCGTGAACTCCCGCACAAGTTCAAGTTCGGCGTGACCGGTTGCCAGAACAACTGCCTCAAGGCAGAAGAAAACGACGTGGGCATCAAGGGTGCCATCAAGGTCAAGTGGCTCGAGGACAAGTGCATCGGCTGCGGGCTCTGTGCAAAGACCTGCCGCAAGGGTGCCATCAAGGTTGAAAACAAGAAGGTCATCTTCGACGAATCGCAGTGCAATTTCTGCGGTCGCTGCTACAAGTCTTGCCCGACGGATGCCTGGGAAGATACCCACGGCTACATCGTCTCCTTCGGCGGGCTTTTCGGCAACAATATCAACAAGGGCGAAACGATTATCCCCTTCATCGAAGACAAGCAAAAACTGCTGGACATCTGCGATGCGGCCATCACGTTCTTTGCCGAGAACGCGAAACCCGGTGAACGCTTCAAGTACACCATCGACCGCATCGGTCGCGACGTCTTTGCGAAGAAAATCCTGGAAGCGGGTGTCTAG
- a CDS encoding M67 family metallopeptidase, protein MSWRQRIAEEARQSYPHECCGILLGKNTPDGKFEVMEIRALPNRIQGEGRGTHFEADPLFLYQVEREIEGSGLEIVGFYHSHPDYEAIPSREDAENMVPGLVYVIISVTGEGVVDIRSYKNDIKC, encoded by the coding sequence ATGAGCTGGCGGCAACGTATTGCAGAAGAGGCCCGGCAAAGTTATCCGCACGAATGTTGTGGTATTTTGCTCGGAAAAAACACCCCGGACGGCAAGTTCGAGGTGATGGAAATACGTGCTTTGCCTAACCGGATTCAAGGAGAGGGGAGAGGAACGCATTTCGAGGCGGACCCTCTCTTTCTTTACCAGGTGGAGCGGGAAATCGAGGGAAGCGGGCTTGAAATAGTCGGTTTCTACCATTCGCACCCCGATTATGAGGCAATCCCGTCTAGGGAAGATGCCGAAAACATGGTCCCAGGGCTTGTTTATGTGATAATTTCGGTGACAGGAGAGGGAGTTGTCGATATCAGAAGTTACAAAAACGATATCAAATGCTGA